CTCGTTGCCGGGCAGTTGCGGACTCGACTTGATCGGTCCCGCGACGGCTTTCGACGCCAGCGCGAGTTGGGACAGGTCGCTGCTCAGCAGCCGTGCTTGGTTGAGCAGGTCGTTGGCCGGTCCGGTGATCAGCAGCGCGGGCACACCGTCGGTGCCCTGCAACGACACCGCCGCGTTCGGGCCTTCGCGGACCACGATGTTGCGCTCGAAGGGACCCGACGGCGTCGGCGGCGCCATCGCGTCACCGCGCAGCGCTTCGACGTCGACGTCGGTGCGCTGCTCGCCGTAGCGCGCGACCACGGCGGTGGTCAGCCGCACCGCGGCGTCCGATTCGGCGCGCGACGGTGACTCCGGCACGTAGATGGTCAATCGCTCCAGCACGGGCGGCAGGAAGTCGGCCACCACCTGCGGCGGCGTCTCCCGGCCCGTGTAGACGACGGCGGCGTTGACCAGCCGCAGCGGAATTGCGGTGTCGTAGAGGCAGTATCCGGCCGGCGGCAGCAGCTGGCTGCGCAGCAGCACGGTTACCGCGTTGTCGACCACCTCGGCGCCCGCCAGCGGGATCGAGATCGGCGCGCGGTCGGGCGGCAGGTCCACCCGGGACACCGTGCGGTTGTCCTGGGTGACGGCGATGCTGCCCGCGGTGACGTTCGGCGGCAGCTCCACGGTCGCGGTCAGCTCGGCCGGTGTCAGACCGGCGGGCACCGGGAAGTTCAGGGTCTGCGTGCCCTGCAGTCCGTAGAGGGCGAGATCGGCGTCGGCGCCCAGCGTCGGCAGCCCGAGAGTCGGCGCATCGGCCACCGCTCCCCCGTCACCCGGTGCAGCGGACGCGGGCGCTACGTCAGCCAACGTCGTTGCGGCCAAAAAGAATCCGAGCACAGCCAGGGCGGCAATGCGTCGTTGCAGGTCCCCCACTCCGCGAGACTAACCCATAGTTTCGGTTAGCAAACAATCTTCGAGGTAAGCCGCGCTGAAGTGGGGACAAAAAGGCCCCCGCAACTGTGCGGGGGCCTGATTGCTCGATCCGGTGCGAAGGCTACTTGGCCTTCTCCAGGATCTCGACGAGCCGCCAGCGCTTGGTGGCCGACAGCGGACGCGTCTCCATCAGCGACACGCGGTCACCGATGCCCGCGGTGTCGTTCTCGTCGTGCGCCTTGACCTTCTTGGTGGTGCGGATGATCTTGCCGTAGAGCGGGTGGCTCTTGCGATCTTCCAGCTCGACCACGATGGTCTTCTGCATCTTGTCGGACACCACGTATCCGATCGCCGTCTTGCGGCGGCCGCGCTGCTCTTCCTGGCGCGGCGTGTGCTTGGGGCCCTTGCCCTGTGCTTCTGCCATTACGATCCCTCACCCACGGGTCCGGAGGCCAGACCCAACTCACGTTCGCGCAGCACGGTGTACACCCGCGCGATTTCCTGACGCACCGTGCGAAGCCGGCGGTTATTGGACAACTGGCCGGTGGCCATCTGGAAGCGCAGGTTGAACAGCTCTTCCTTGGACTCACGCAGCCGATCGGTCAACTCGTCGTCGGTCAGCTCGCGCAGTTCGCCCGGCGTCACTCCCACTGCCATCAGAAGTGCTCCTCTCGGGTAACGATGCGTGCCTTGATCGGCAGCTTGTGGATCGCGCGTGTCAGCGCGGCCCGCGCGGTCGCCTCGTCGGGGTAGCTCAGCTCGAAGAGCACGCGACCGGGCTTGACGTTGGCCACCCACCACTCCGGCGAACCCTTACCCGAACCCATGCGGGTCTCGGCGGGCTTCTTGGTCAGCGGGCGGTCCGGGAAGATGTTGATCCAGACCTTGCCGCCACGCTTGATGTGCCGGTTGATCGCGATACGCGCGGACTCGATCTGCCGGTTGGTGATGTAGGCGTGCTCCAGTGCCTGGATGCCGTAGTCACCGAAGCTCACCGACGTCCCGCCGCTGGCGATGCCGCGCTGCTGGGGGTGGTGTTGCTTGCGGTGCTTGACCTTTCGGGGAATCAGCATGATTCAGCTCTCCGTGTTTTCCGTGGGCGTCTCGGCCGCAGCCGCCGCCTGTGAAGCCGCGGCATTGTCGGCGACGCTGCCTGCAGGCGCCGTGCCGCTCTCCGAGCCACCCGTCGCCGCCCGGCCCGCGTCCGTGCTGGTCGCGGTCGTGCCCGACGCGCCGCTACGACGCGGCCGGGTGCCCGACGGGCGTTCCCGACGCGGCCGGTCGGCCGCGGGCGCGGCGGCGGACAGCTCGCGCTTGCCACCGACGATGTCGCCCTTGTAGATCCACACCTTCACGCCGATCCGGCCGAAGGTGGTCTTGGCCTCGTAGAGGCCGTAGTCGATGTCGGCGCGCAGCGTGTGCAGCGGCACCCGACCTTCGCGGTAGAACTCCGAGCGGCTCATCTCGGCGCCGCCCAGGCGACCCGAGCACTGCACCCGGATGCCCTTGACGTTGGGCTGGCGCATCGCCGACTGGATGGCCTTGCGCATCGCGCGGCGGAACGCCACGCGATTGCTCAGCTGCTCGGCGACACCCTGGGCGACCAACTGCGCCTGCGACTCCGGGTTCTTGACCTCGAGGATGTTGAGCTGCACCTGCTTCTTGGTGAGCTTCTCCAGGTCGGCGCGGATGCGGTCGGCCTCGGTGCCGCGGCGACCGATCACGATGCCCGGGCGCGCGGTGTGGATGTCGACCCGGACCCGGTCACGGGTGCGCTCGATCTCCACGTCGGCGATGCCGGCGCGCTCCAGACCCGTGGCCAGCAGCCGGCGGATCGCCACGTCTTCCTTGACGTAGTCCTTGTACTGCTTGTCGGCGTACCACCGGGACTTCCAGTCGGTGGTGATACCGAGCCGGAAGCCGTGGGGATTGATTTTCTGGCCCACTACTCCGAGCCCTCCTTCGCCTCTTCAGAAGCCTTGGTCTTGGTGGCGGCCTTCGCAGGAGCCTTCTTCGCCGCGGCGGCCTTGCTGCCCTGCGCGCGACGGGCGCGCGCGGTGTCGGCCGAACGACCGGCGCCGCGCTCGTTCTTCGAGGGGCGGCTTTCGACAATCACGGTGATGTGGCTGGTGCGCTTGCGGATCCGGAACGCGCGGCCCT
The window above is part of the Mycolicibacterium rutilum genome. Proteins encoded here:
- the rpmC gene encoding 50S ribosomal protein L29 codes for the protein MAVGVTPGELRELTDDELTDRLRESKEELFNLRFQMATGQLSNNRRLRTVRQEIARVYTVLRERELGLASGPVGEGS
- the rplP gene encoding 50S ribosomal protein L16, whose amino-acid sequence is MLIPRKVKHRKQHHPQQRGIASGGTSVSFGDYGIQALEHAYITNRQIESARIAINRHIKRGGKVWINIFPDRPLTKKPAETRMGSGKGSPEWWVANVKPGRVLFELSYPDEATARAALTRAIHKLPIKARIVTREEHF
- the rpsQ gene encoding 30S ribosomal protein S17, with product MAEAQGKGPKHTPRQEEQRGRRKTAIGYVVSDKMQKTIVVELEDRKSHPLYGKIIRTTKKVKAHDENDTAGIGDRVSLMETRPLSATKRWRLVEILEKAK
- the rpsC gene encoding 30S ribosomal protein S3 gives rise to the protein MGQKINPHGFRLGITTDWKSRWYADKQYKDYVKEDVAIRRLLATGLERAGIADVEIERTRDRVRVDIHTARPGIVIGRRGTEADRIRADLEKLTKKQVQLNILEVKNPESQAQLVAQGVAEQLSNRVAFRRAMRKAIQSAMRQPNVKGIRVQCSGRLGGAEMSRSEFYREGRVPLHTLRADIDYGLYEAKTTFGRIGVKVWIYKGDIVGGKRELSAAAPAADRPRRERPSGTRPRRSGASGTTATSTDAGRAATGGSESGTAPAGSVADNAAASQAAAAAETPTENTES